Proteins from a genomic interval of Pseudomonadota bacterium:
- a CDS encoding SGNH/GDSL hydrolase family protein, which produces MKIRSAFLGLALAACQMPAHAAFSTLGILGDSLSDTGRLFSALSSASFGFFAEPNEPYFPGRFSNGPVWAEYYAASHPGIAIGNAAMGGAFSGVINGRDNAGDDDFSAVPLFGGLLANAATGLNAQLPLVPNVTGQNTAFALWIGANDINNAVSIGFASPLDVVPISLTNVGNAIDQLLALGAVDVFVGNLPDLGRTPSGIATGRSPELTGATLAFNNGLVSLAAGGGGKVHVVDIFGAFNALLANAAALGFTDTTTPCVDDLFDDSACADPSSHVFWDGVHPTTGVHALVADVFAAAFEPTPVPLPGAAWLFAPAFGLLALARRRKAA; this is translated from the coding sequence ATGAAGATTCGTTCCGCATTCCTAGGGCTAGCACTGGCCGCCTGCCAGATGCCGGCCCACGCCGCCTTTTCCACCCTCGGCATACTGGGCGACAGCCTGTCCGACACGGGGCGGCTGTTCAGCGCACTGTCGAGTGCGAGCTTCGGTTTCTTCGCGGAGCCGAACGAGCCTTACTTCCCGGGCCGCTTCAGCAATGGCCCGGTGTGGGCCGAGTACTATGCGGCGAGCCATCCCGGTATCGCCATCGGCAATGCCGCCATGGGCGGCGCGTTCTCCGGCGTCATCAACGGCCGCGACAACGCCGGTGATGATGACTTCAGCGCCGTGCCGCTGTTCGGCGGCCTGCTCGCCAATGCCGCCACGGGCCTCAACGCCCAGCTGCCCTTGGTGCCAAACGTCACCGGCCAGAACACCGCTTTCGCGCTGTGGATCGGTGCCAACGACATCAACAACGCGGTCAGTATCGGCTTCGCCTCGCCGCTGGACGTGGTGCCGATTTCGCTCACGAACGTCGGCAACGCCATCGATCAACTGCTCGCGCTCGGCGCGGTCGACGTGTTCGTCGGCAACCTGCCCGATCTCGGGCGCACGCCGAGCGGCATCGCGACTGGCCGTTCCCCTGAACTCACTGGCGCGACGCTGGCATTCAACAACGGCCTTGTGAGCCTCGCCGCGGGCGGCGGCGGCAAGGTCCACGTGGTCGACATCTTCGGCGCCTTCAACGCCCTGCTCGCCAACGCCGCGGCGCTGGGCTTTACCGACACCACCACGCCCTGCGTCGACGACCTGTTCGACGACAGCGCCTGCGCGGACCCGTCCAGCCACGTGTTCTGGGATGGCGTGCACCCGACCACCGGCGTGCACGCCCTGGTGGCGGACGTGTTCGCGGCGGCCTTCGAGCCGACGCCGGTGCCGCTGCCGGGCGCCGCGTGGCTGTTCGCCCCCGCGTTCGGCTTGCTGGCGCTGGCGCGCCGACGCAAGGCGGCCTGA
- a CDS encoding amine dehydrogenase — protein MIRASNILRVGFALAAWCGAALAADPIPPEKIGVAPAPAATPHRLYLTDLQIAHITDGLVHIVDGQSFKYLGMFSTGLFGITALSADSSEMLVASTYYSKRNRGDRFDQLEAYDTKTFALKKEIQIPAKHAMALPYKGTIAPSVDDAWVFIQNATPLSSVTVVDHKAWKVTAEIPTLGCWIVLPSQSNPRRFATLCGDGTLVTVTLNEKGDSATQARSEKLFDADKDPLFVQGERVGDSYYFVSYEGNVKVINVAGDTAKLEDSWSLVDDADKKAGWKPGGYQLQAVHAQTKRLYVGMHDGAKNGSHKNPAKEIWVFDLATKKRIQRAPGSNSIAMALTKEAKPTLYAYDGMNLNFVRYETAPELKPVASGDKVGDFAGLVETH, from the coding sequence GTGATTCGAGCAAGCAACATCCTGCGTGTCGGATTCGCGCTGGCCGCGTGGTGCGGCGCAGCCCTGGCCGCCGACCCGATTCCGCCCGAGAAAATCGGCGTGGCCCCGGCGCCCGCGGCGACCCCCCATCGGCTGTACCTGACGGACCTGCAGATTGCGCACATCACCGATGGCCTGGTGCACATCGTCGACGGTCAGTCCTTCAAGTACCTCGGCATGTTCTCCACCGGCCTGTTCGGCATCACGGCGCTCAGTGCCGACAGCTCCGAGATGCTGGTTGCCTCCACCTACTACAGCAAGCGCAATCGCGGTGACCGCTTCGACCAGCTCGAGGCTTACGACACCAAGACCTTCGCGCTCAAGAAAGAAATCCAGATCCCGGCCAAGCACGCCATGGCGCTACCCTACAAGGGCACCATCGCGCCGTCGGTCGACGACGCCTGGGTGTTCATCCAGAACGCCACGCCGCTGTCGTCGGTGACGGTGGTCGACCACAAGGCCTGGAAGGTCACCGCCGAGATCCCGACGCTGGGCTGCTGGATCGTGCTGCCATCGCAGAGCAACCCGCGCCGCTTCGCGACCCTGTGCGGCGACGGCACGCTGGTCACCGTGACCTTGAACGAGAAGGGCGACAGCGCCACCCAGGCGCGCAGCGAGAAGCTGTTCGACGCCGACAAGGACCCCTTGTTCGTGCAGGGCGAGCGCGTCGGCGACAGCTATTACTTCGTGTCCTACGAAGGCAACGTCAAGGTCATCAATGTCGCCGGCGACACCGCCAAGCTCGAAGACAGCTGGTCGCTGGTCGACGACGCGGACAAAAAGGCCGGCTGGAAACCGGGCGGCTACCAGCTGCAGGCCGTGCATGCACAGACCAAGCGCCTGTACGTGGGCATGCATGACGGCGCCAAGAACGGCAGCCACAAGAATCCGGCCAAGGAGATCTGGGTGTTCGATCTGGCCACCAAGAAGCGCATCCAGCGTGCGCCGGGCTCGAATTCCATCGCCATGGCCCTGACCAAGGAAGCCAAGCCCACGCTCTATGCCTATGACGGCATGAATCTCAATTTCGTGCGCTACGAGACAGCGCCGGAATTGAAACCGGTGGCGAGCGGCGACAAGGTCGGCGATTTCGCGGGCCTCGTCGAGACCCATTGA
- a CDS encoding methylamine utilization protein MauE, giving the protein MSLDPVVTHLVAAALAMLLLIGAWQKLRDQLAFRTALEAYDIVPANSLSALAAWLLPCAEVLAAVALVVDRTRGYGVALAALLLCVVTAAVIVNLLRGRTDLGCGCGGIEDEQTLSWALVARNGVLLLLLAVVAMEPAARDLNGLDYLTVAAGACALYGLYAMVNQLLANQPRLARLRTLA; this is encoded by the coding sequence ATGTCCCTGGACCCGGTGGTGACGCATCTCGTGGCGGCGGCGCTCGCCATGCTGCTGCTGATCGGCGCGTGGCAGAAGCTGCGCGACCAGCTGGCGTTTCGCACCGCGCTCGAAGCCTATGACATCGTGCCGGCCAACAGCCTGTCGGCGCTCGCCGCATGGCTGCTGCCCTGCGCCGAAGTGCTGGCCGCGGTGGCGCTGGTGGTCGATCGCACGCGTGGCTATGGCGTGGCCCTGGCCGCGCTGCTGCTGTGCGTGGTGACGGCCGCCGTGATCGTCAACCTGCTGCGTGGCCGCACCGATCTCGGCTGCGGCTGCGGCGGCATCGAAGATGAACAGACACTGTCCTGGGCACTGGTGGCGCGCAACGGCGTACTGCTGCTGTTGCTGGCGGTAGTGGCGATGGAGCCTGCCGCGCGCGACCTCAACGGGCTCGATTACCTGACGGTCGCGGCCGGCGCCTGTGCGCTCTATGGCCTGTATGCGATGGTCAATCAATTGCTCGCCAACCAGCCGCGCCTCGCGCGCCTGAGGACGCTCGCATGA
- a CDS encoding 2-oxoacid:acceptor oxidoreductase subunit alpha has protein sequence MKKQLAAVNDFVVKFANVNGSGSASANTLFAKSIMRMGVPVSPRNIFPSNIQGLPTWYEVRVSERGWLGRRGGVDLMVAMNPQTWNEDVKEIAAGGYLFYDSTKPMPASKFRDDITVIGMPLTQICNRTYTDARQRQLFKNIIYVGALSALLDIDPEAIKKLIAEQYRGKEALLDSNIKAFEMGRDYARAEFKCPIGLRCEARDAVGDQIFLEGNSAAALGAVYGGATVCAWYPITPSSSVAEAFERHCKKFRREPETGDARFAIIQAEDELASIGMVIGAAWNGSRSFTATSGPGISLMQEFIGLAYFAEIPAVIIDVQRGGPSTGMPTRTQQSDVLSCAYASHGDTKHVLLFPEDPREAFELTALAFDYADRLQTPIFVMSDLDIGMNERLCKPLSWDDSKLIDRGKVMTEEMLDAGTAFGRYLDVDGDGIPYRTYPGTHPKSGAYFTRGTTKDRMAKYSEAGPDYIENMERLLKKFETAKSILPAPVRHANKVATRIGVMYYGSTSPAMEEAFELLQEDGIVVDGLRIRAFPFHEDVEKFVAAHDMVFLVEQNRDAQLRTLLMTECEMDPAKLTPVLHYDGTPITARFIAGAIGAKLGAKNAQAQRSAAGN, from the coding sequence ATGAAGAAGCAACTCGCAGCGGTCAACGACTTCGTCGTCAAGTTCGCCAACGTCAACGGCTCGGGCTCGGCCTCGGCCAACACGCTGTTCGCCAAGTCCATCATGCGCATGGGTGTGCCGGTCAGCCCGCGCAACATCTTTCCGTCCAACATCCAGGGCCTGCCGACCTGGTACGAAGTGCGGGTGTCGGAGCGCGGCTGGCTGGGGCGCCGTGGCGGCGTCGATCTGATGGTCGCCATGAATCCCCAGACCTGGAACGAGGACGTCAAGGAAATCGCCGCCGGCGGTTACCTGTTCTACGATTCCACCAAGCCCATGCCGGCCTCCAAGTTCCGTGATGACATCACCGTCATCGGCATGCCGCTGACCCAGATCTGCAACCGCACCTATACCGATGCGCGCCAGCGTCAGCTGTTCAAGAACATCATCTATGTCGGCGCGCTGTCGGCGCTGCTGGACATCGACCCGGAAGCGATCAAGAAGCTGATTGCCGAGCAGTACCGCGGCAAGGAAGCGCTGCTCGATTCCAACATCAAGGCCTTCGAGATGGGCCGCGATTACGCGCGCGCCGAGTTCAAGTGCCCGATAGGGCTGCGCTGCGAAGCGCGCGACGCGGTCGGCGACCAGATCTTCCTGGAAGGCAACAGCGCGGCGGCCTTGGGCGCGGTCTATGGCGGCGCGACGGTGTGCGCCTGGTATCCGATCACGCCGTCGTCCTCGGTGGCCGAGGCCTTCGAGCGTCACTGCAAGAAATTCCGTCGCGAGCCGGAAACCGGCGACGCGCGTTTCGCCATCATCCAGGCCGAGGACGAACTCGCCTCGATCGGCATGGTGATCGGCGCGGCCTGGAACGGCTCGCGCTCTTTCACCGCGACCTCCGGCCCGGGCATCTCGCTCATGCAGGAGTTCATCGGTCTCGCCTATTTCGCCGAGATCCCGGCGGTCATCATCGACGTGCAGCGCGGCGGTCCGTCGACCGGCATGCCGACCCGCACCCAGCAGTCGGATGTCTTGTCCTGCGCCTACGCGTCCCACGGCGACACCAAGCACGTGTTGCTGTTCCCGGAAGACCCGCGCGAAGCCTTCGAGCTGACGGCACTGGCCTTCGACTATGCCGACCGCCTGCAGACGCCAATCTTCGTGATGTCCGATCTCGACATCGGCATGAACGAGCGCCTGTGCAAGCCGCTGTCCTGGGATGACAGCAAGCTCATCGATCGCGGCAAGGTCATGACCGAGGAAATGCTCGACGCCGGCACGGCCTTCGGCCGCTACCTCGACGTCGACGGCGATGGCATTCCCTATCGCACCTATCCTGGCACGCACCCGAAGTCGGGCGCCTATTTCACGCGCGGCACCACCAAGGACCGCATGGCGAAATACAGCGAGGCGGGCCCGGACTACATCGAGAACATGGAGCGCCTGCTCAAGAAGTTCGAGACCGCCAAGAGCATCCTGCCGGCGCCGGTGCGTCATGCCAACAAGGTCGCGACGCGGATCGGCGTCATGTACTACGGCTCGACTTCGCCGGCCATGGAAGAAGCCTTCGAACTGCTGCAGGAAGACGGCATCGTGGTCGACGGTCTGCGCATCCGCGCCTTCCCCTTCCACGAGGACGTCGAGAAGTTCGTGGCCGCGCACGACATGGTGTTCCTGGTCGAACAGAACCGCGATGCGCAGCTGCGCACCCTGCTCATGACCGAGTGCGAGATGGACCCGGCCAAGCTCACGCCGGTGCTGCACTACGATGGCACGCCGATCACGGCGCGCTTCATCGCCGGCGCCATCGGCGCCAAGCTCGGTGCGAAGAACGCCCAGGCGCAACGCAGCGCCGCTGGTAACTGA
- a CDS encoding Zn-dependent alcohol dehydrogenase: MKAVVAHAVNEFSVANVTLDKPKTGEVLVKMKATGICHSDLSIINGTIRWKLPSVLGHEGAGIVEEVGEGVTNVKPGDHVVLSFVPNCGNCYFCDHHEPHLCAQNKPHGGLIDGTSRVKLDGKEITVMSFLGNMAEYCVVPSVCVVSIDKSHDFKAAALVGCGVTTGVGAAIKTAEVKPGSTVAVFGCGGVGLNVIQGARIAGAAKIIAVDLSAERMELARSFGATDVIDPKTDAFKQVLDMTNGIGVDYAFEVVGMGKLVEACFKATRMGGMTVLVGVGRADDRFSFNAMIVPFTAKTIRGCMYGSANFKVDFPMYLDLYRQKKLDLDRLVTRTYTIDEAPEAFADLEKGVNARGVIVY; encoded by the coding sequence ATGAAGGCGGTAGTCGCACACGCAGTCAATGAATTTTCCGTGGCCAATGTCACCCTCGACAAGCCCAAGACCGGCGAAGTCCTGGTCAAGATGAAGGCCACCGGCATCTGCCACTCGGACCTTTCCATCATCAACGGCACCATCCGCTGGAAGCTGCCCTCGGTGCTCGGCCACGAAGGCGCCGGCATCGTCGAGGAAGTGGGCGAAGGCGTGACCAACGTCAAGCCCGGCGACCACGTGGTGCTGTCGTTCGTGCCCAACTGTGGCAATTGCTATTTCTGCGATCACCATGAACCGCACCTGTGCGCGCAGAACAAGCCGCACGGCGGCCTCATCGACGGCACCAGCCGCGTCAAGCTCGACGGCAAGGAAATCACCGTGATGTCCTTCCTCGGCAACATGGCCGAATACTGCGTGGTGCCTTCGGTGTGCGTGGTGTCGATCGACAAGAGCCATGATTTCAAGGCCGCCGCTCTGGTCGGCTGCGGCGTCACCACCGGCGTCGGCGCCGCCATCAAGACCGCCGAGGTCAAGCCCGGCTCGACCGTCGCGGTGTTCGGTTGCGGCGGTGTCGGCCTCAACGTCATCCAAGGCGCGCGCATTGCCGGCGCGGCCAAGATCATCGCCGTCGATCTTTCCGCCGAGCGCATGGAACTCGCCCGCTCGTTCGGCGCCACCGACGTCATCGATCCCAAGACCGATGCCTTCAAGCAGGTGCTGGACATGACCAACGGCATCGGCGTCGATTACGCCTTTGAAGTGGTCGGCATGGGCAAGCTCGTCGAAGCCTGCTTCAAGGCCACGCGCATGGGCGGCATGACGGTGCTGGTGGGTGTCGGTCGCGCCGATGACCGCTTCTCCTTCAACGCCATGATCGTGCCGTTCACCGCCAAGACCATCCGCGGTTGCATGTACGGCAGCGCCAACTTCAAGGTCGACTTCCCGATGTACCTCGACCTGTATCGCCAGAAGAAGCTCGACCTCGA
- a CDS encoding FAD-dependent oxidoreductase — MKPTDIGNPNYFHKVVDCQWACPAHTPVPEYIRLIAAGRYADAYMVNWKSNVFPGILGRTCDRPCEPACRRGRVEEEPVAICRLKRVAADYKGDVSARMPAPAASKNGKRVACIGGGPASLTVARDLAPLGYDVTVYDGAERAGGMIRSQIPKFRLPEEVIDEEVGYILNQGVNFKSGVWVNSLKDILAEKYDAVFVGTGAPRGRDLNIPGRKEAAEHIHIGIDWLSSVAFGHIDKIAKRVIVLGGGNTAMDCCRSSKRLGGEEVTVIVRSSFEEMKASPWEKEDAQHEGIPILNFMVPKTFEHDNGKLTGMTFETVRAEYDAKGRRSLVPTGEADKFVPCDAVLIAVGQENAFPWIERDIGLEFNEWDMPKLNEATFQSTIPNVFFGGDAALGPKNIIWAVAHGHDAAVSIDKFLNGDVLEDRPLPAVAVTSQKMGIHEWSYDNDVSNDHRFKVPLKDLKQALANIKVEVELGFDQKLALAEAERCLNCDVQTVFTDKLCIECDACVDICPVDCINFTANGEEVEVRSRLRAPSTEKSQDLYVSGPLKTERVMIKDENVCLHCGLCAERCPTGAWDMQKYLMEMEHAGPGCRGKRAGARAA; from the coding sequence TTGAAGCCCACAGATATCGGTAATCCCAACTACTTTCACAAAGTCGTTGACTGTCAGTGGGCCTGCCCGGCCCATACCCCTGTCCCCGAATACATTCGCCTGATCGCGGCCGGCCGTTACGCCGACGCCTACATGGTCAATTGGAAGTCGAATGTGTTCCCCGGCATTCTCGGTCGCACCTGCGACCGTCCCTGCGAACCGGCCTGCCGGCGCGGGCGTGTCGAGGAAGAGCCGGTCGCCATCTGCCGCCTGAAGCGCGTCGCCGCCGACTACAAGGGCGACGTCAGCGCGCGCATGCCAGCGCCGGCCGCAAGCAAGAACGGCAAGCGCGTGGCCTGCATCGGCGGCGGCCCGGCCTCGCTGACGGTCGCGCGCGATCTCGCGCCGCTCGGCTACGACGTCACGGTCTACGACGGCGCCGAACGCGCCGGCGGCATGATTCGCAGCCAGATCCCGAAATTCCGCCTGCCCGAGGAAGTGATCGACGAAGAGGTCGGCTACATCCTGAACCAGGGCGTCAATTTCAAGAGCGGCGTGTGGGTCAACTCGCTGAAGGACATCCTGGCGGAAAAATACGACGCGGTGTTCGTCGGCACCGGCGCACCGCGCGGCCGCGATCTGAACATCCCGGGTCGCAAGGAAGCCGCCGAGCACATCCACATCGGCATCGACTGGCTGTCGTCGGTCGCTTTCGGCCACATCGACAAGATCGCCAAGCGCGTCATCGTGCTCGGCGGCGGCAACACCGCGATGGACTGCTGCCGTTCTTCCAAGCGCCTCGGCGGCGAGGAAGTCACGGTCATCGTGCGTTCCAGCTTCGAGGAAATGAAAGCCTCGCCGTGGGAAAAGGAAGACGCCCAGCACGAAGGCATTCCGATTCTGAACTTCATGGTGCCGAAGACCTTCGAGCACGACAACGGCAAGCTGACCGGCATGACCTTCGAAACCGTGCGCGCCGAGTACGACGCCAAGGGTCGCCGCTCGCTGGTGCCTACCGGTGAAGCGGACAAGTTCGTACCCTGCGACGCGGTGCTGATCGCGGTCGGCCAGGAGAACGCCTTCCCCTGGATCGAACGCGACATCGGGCTCGAGTTCAACGAATGGGACATGCCCAAGCTCAACGAAGCGACCTTCCAGTCCACCATCCCGAACGTGTTCTTCGGCGGTGACGCGGCGCTCGGTCCCAAGAACATCATCTGGGCCGTCGCCCATGGTCACGACGCCGCGGTCTCGATCGACAAGTTCCTGAACGGCGATGTGCTCGAGGATCGCCCGCTGCCGGCCGTGGCCGTGACCTCGCAGAAGATGGGCATCCACGAGTGGAGCTACGACAACGATGTCTCCAACGACCATCGTTTCAAGGTGCCGCTGAAGGATCTCAAGCAGGCGCTAGCCAATATCAAGGTCGAGGTCGAACTCGGCTTCGATCAGAAACTGGCGCTGGCCGAAGCCGAGCGTTGCTTGAACTGCGACGTGCAGACCGTCTTCACCGACAAGCTGTGCATCGAGTGCGATGCCTGCGTCGACATCTGCCCGGTCGATTGCATCAACTTCACCGCCAACGGCGAGGAAGTCGAGGTGCGTTCGCGGCTGCGCGCGCCATCCACCGAGAAGTCCCAGGATCTCTACGTGTCCGGTCCGCTCAAGACCGAGCGCGTGATGATCAAGGACGAGAACGTCTGCCTGCATTGCGGCCTGTGTGCCGAGCGCTGCCCGACGGGCGCCTGGGACATGCAGAAATACCTGATGGAGATGGAACATGCAGGACCGGGCTGCCGCGGCAAGCGCGCCGGCGCCCGCGCGGCCTGA
- the mauD gene encoding methylamine dehydrogenase accessory protein MauD: protein MNEALLVAVVVLWILVIALVVAVFALARQIGVLYERVAPMGALMMDEGPKVGDLAPVFNLATLAGPRVQVGAPGTHSTLVFFVSPTCPVCKKLIPVLRSSAKVESAWLRIVLASDGDEARQRAFYEKAELGDFPYVLSTDLGMAYKVGKLPFAVLIDEQGRVRAKGLINSREQLESLFTAKDLGVESIQEYLQKA from the coding sequence ATGAACGAGGCCTTGCTGGTGGCGGTGGTGGTGCTGTGGATCCTGGTCATCGCGCTGGTGGTGGCGGTGTTCGCGCTGGCCCGCCAGATCGGCGTGCTCTACGAACGCGTGGCGCCGATGGGCGCGCTCATGATGGACGAGGGCCCGAAGGTCGGCGACCTCGCGCCGGTGTTCAACCTGGCGACGCTGGCCGGGCCGCGCGTGCAGGTCGGCGCGCCGGGCACGCACAGCACCCTGGTGTTCTTCGTCTCGCCCACCTGCCCGGTGTGCAAGAAGCTCATTCCGGTGCTGCGCTCGTCGGCCAAGGTCGAAAGCGCGTGGCTGCGCATCGTGCTGGCCAGCGACGGTGATGAAGCGCGCCAGCGCGCCTTCTACGAGAAGGCTGAACTCGGCGATTTTCCCTACGTGCTCTCCACCGATCTCGGCATGGCCTACAAGGTCGGCAAGCTGCCGTTCGCGGTCTTGATCGATGAACAGGGACGGGTGCGCGCCAAGGGCCTCATCAATTCGCGCGAGCAGTTGGAAAGCCTCTTCACGGCCAAGGATCTGGGCGTGGAGTCGATTCAGGAATATTTGCAGAAAGCATAA
- a CDS encoding 2-oxoacid:ferredoxin oxidoreductase subunit beta: MTYIAKPKLNHPQAAINTLGFTRRHYEGTISTLCAGCGHDSISGAIIQAFFELSIEPHRVAKLSGIGCSSKTPTYFLGGSHGFNSVHGRMPSVLTGANLANRDLIYLGVSGDGDSASIGFGQFAHSIRRGVNMLYVVENNGVYGLTKGQFSATADQGSKSKKGAINSDSPIDLVSVAMQLGATFVARSFSGDKTQLVPLLKAAIQHKGAAFIDVLSPCVAFNNHGGSTKSYDYLREHNEAVNRLDFIPKREEITTDYAPGTVEDIEQHDGSVVRLHKVAEDYDPYDRIAAMNYLQAHAARGELVTGLLYLDREPEDLHSHLGTVKAPLNTLGDKELCPGAKALDAINASLR, encoded by the coding sequence ATGACCTACATCGCCAAACCCAAGCTCAATCACCCGCAGGCCGCGATCAATACGCTCGGCTTCACGCGCCGCCATTACGAGGGCACGATCTCGACGCTGTGCGCCGGCTGCGGCCACGACTCGATCAGCGGCGCCATCATCCAGGCCTTCTTCGAGCTGTCCATCGAGCCGCACCGCGTGGCCAAGCTGTCCGGCATCGGTTGCTCGTCCAAGACCCCGACCTACTTCCTCGGCGGATCCCATGGCTTCAACAGCGTGCATGGCCGCATGCCGTCGGTGCTGACCGGCGCCAACCTCGCCAACCGCGATCTGATCTACCTCGGCGTGTCGGGCGACGGTGACTCGGCGTCCATCGGCTTTGGCCAGTTCGCCCACTCCATTCGTCGCGGCGTGAACATGCTGTACGTGGTGGAGAACAATGGCGTGTATGGCCTCACCAAGGGCCAGTTCTCGGCCACCGCCGACCAGGGCTCGAAGTCCAAGAAGGGCGCCATCAACAGCGATTCGCCCATCGATCTCGTCAGCGTCGCCATGCAGCTCGGCGCGACTTTCGTCGCGCGCAGCTTCTCCGGTGACAAGACCCAGCTGGTGCCGCTCTTGAAGGCAGCCATCCAGCACAAGGGCGCGGCTTTCATCGACGTGCTGTCGCCGTGCGTGGCGTTCAACAACCACGGTGGTTCGACCAAGAGCTACGACTACCTGCGCGAGCACAACGAAGCGGTCAATCGCCTCGACTTCATTCCGAAGCGCGAGGAGATCACCACCGATTACGCGCCCGGCACGGTCGAAGACATCGAGCAGCACGACGGCAGCGTGGTGCGCCTGCACAAGGTCGCCGAGGATTACGATCCTTACGACCGCATTGCCGCCATGAACTACCTGCAGGCCCATGCCGCGCGTGGTGAACTGGTGACCGGCCTCTTGTATCTCGACCGTGAGCCCGAAGATCTGCATTCGCATCTCGGCACGGTCAAGGCGCCGCTCAACACGCTCGGCGACAAGGAACTGTGCCCCGGCGCCAAGGCGCTGGATGCCATCAACGCGTCCCTGCGTTGA
- a CDS encoding amine dehydrogenase, with the protein MKWFDEFIERQTRAVAQKTSRRSALTKISRALVGTAFLLPVLPFARVAQAAHGGGAAPDTKLDPMNDTHCEYWRYCSLDGFLCTCCGGSTTQCPPGTQASSVTWIGTCHNPDDGRDYIVSYNDCCGVASCGRCFCNTNEGERPGYRMSVHNDVNWCMGNESSIYHCTVSVVLGVSGGAG; encoded by the coding sequence ATGAAATGGTTCGACGAGTTTATCGAGCGTCAGACGCGCGCCGTGGCGCAAAAGACCTCGCGGCGCAGTGCGTTGACGAAAATCAGCCGCGCGCTGGTCGGAACCGCGTTCCTGCTGCCGGTGTTGCCGTTCGCGCGCGTGGCCCAGGCCGCCCACGGCGGCGGCGCCGCGCCCGATACCAAGCTCGATCCCATGAACGACACCCACTGCGAATACTGGCGCTATTGTTCGCTGGACGGTTTCCTGTGTACCTGCTGCGGCGGATCGACCACGCAGTGCCCGCCGGGGACACAGGCCTCGTCGGTGACCTGGATCGGCACCTGCCACAATCCTGACGATGGTCGCGACTACATCGTCAGCTACAACGACTGCTGCGGCGTCGCGTCCTGTGGTCGCTGTTTCTGCAATACCAACGAAGGCGAGCGCCCCGGCTACCGGATGTCGGTGCACAACGACGTCAACTGGTGCATGGGCAACGAGAGCAGCATCTACCACTGCACGGTGTCGGTGGTGCTGGGTGTATCGGGCGGCGCCGGCTGA